In Prevotella sp. oral taxon 475, one DNA window encodes the following:
- a CDS encoding ABC transporter ATP-binding protein encodes MIEIRQLTKSFDDKTVLKGIDAVFETGKTNLIIGQSGSGKTVLMKNLVGLLEPTSGQVLYDGRNFVTLSKREKVHMRREMGMIFQSAALFDSLSVLENVMFPLDMFSTLTLRERTKRAQECLARVNLIDAQDKFPGEISGGMQKRVAIARAIVLNPKYLFCDEPNSGLDPKTSLVIDELLSGITHEFGMTTIINTHDMNSVMGIGENICFIYQGRKEWQGTKDDVMTSTNKRLNDLVFASDLFRKVKEVEEKR; translated from the coding sequence ATGATTGAAATCAGGCAACTCACCAAGTCGTTCGACGACAAGACCGTGCTCAAGGGCATCGACGCCGTTTTCGAAACGGGCAAGACGAATCTCATTATCGGACAGAGCGGGTCGGGCAAGACCGTATTGATGAAAAATCTCGTCGGTCTGCTCGAGCCTACCTCGGGACAAGTGCTCTACGACGGGCGCAACTTCGTTACCCTCTCGAAGCGCGAGAAAGTGCACATGCGCCGCGAGATGGGAATGATCTTCCAAAGCGCTGCCCTATTCGACTCGTTATCGGTACTCGAAAACGTGATGTTTCCCCTCGACATGTTCTCCACGCTCACCCTACGCGAACGAACCAAGCGCGCCCAGGAATGTCTGGCCCGCGTTAATCTTATCGATGCCCAGGATAAATTTCCCGGCGAGATCTCGGGCGGCATGCAAAAGCGCGTGGCCATTGCACGGGCCATCGTGCTCAACCCCAAATATCTCTTCTGCGACGAACCCAACTCGGGGCTCGACCCGAAAACCTCGCTCGTCATCGACGAACTGCTCTCGGGTATCACCCACGAGTTCGGCATGACCACCATCATCAACACGCATGACATGAATTCTGTCATGGGCATCGGTGAGAACATCTGCTTCATTTATCAGGGCCGAAAGGAATGGCAGGGAACGAAAGACGATGTGATGACGTCGACCAACAAACGCCTCAACGATCTCGTCTTTGCCTCCGACCTCTTCAGAAAGGTGAAAGAGGTTGAGGAGAAACGATAA
- a CDS encoding HAMP domain-containing sensor histidine kinase, whose amino-acid sequence MDWTDRIRQMKIALVVAAVLIAVGSLVVSHTLTRDLETEERHKMETWAEAMRALNQADENTDLRLVLKVIDENNTIPVIVLNAEGRVQTFRNVRLSAPTAADSMAQLARIGQQLRDQGRAIRISLDGSNRAEHIDVCYDDSLILQRLALYPYVQLGVVLVFVVVAIFALLTSKRAEQNKVWVGLSKETAHQLGTPISSLMAWTEMLKETYPHDHLIPEMEKDISRLQLIAQRFSKIGSRPEPVPANLNEALTHVADYMNRRTSRHIHLQTHLPEHMIIVRLNSPLFEWVIENLCKNAVDAMSDAGGTIDITLTETAGKAIVSVSDTGKGIRKKDLRNIFRPGFTTKKRGWGLGLSLAKRIVEDYHQGRIWVKSSEPGLGTTFRIELPR is encoded by the coding sequence ATGGATTGGACAGACAGAATCAGACAAATGAAAATCGCCCTGGTGGTGGCTGCGGTGCTCATCGCCGTAGGCTCGTTGGTGGTATCGCACACCCTTACGCGCGACCTCGAAACCGAAGAACGACACAAAATGGAAACCTGGGCCGAAGCCATGCGGGCCCTCAACCAAGCCGACGAAAACACCGACCTGAGGCTTGTCCTCAAAGTCATTGACGAAAACAACACCATCCCCGTCATCGTTCTGAATGCCGAAGGACGGGTGCAGACCTTCCGCAACGTCAGGCTCTCGGCCCCGACTGCGGCCGACTCCATGGCACAGCTCGCCCGCATAGGACAACAACTGCGTGACCAGGGACGAGCCATCCGCATCTCGCTCGACGGTTCGAATAGAGCCGAACACATCGACGTCTGCTACGACGACTCGCTCATCCTTCAACGACTGGCCCTCTATCCCTATGTCCAATTGGGCGTCGTGCTCGTCTTCGTCGTCGTGGCCATCTTTGCCCTGCTCACCTCCAAACGGGCCGAACAAAACAAAGTGTGGGTGGGACTGTCCAAAGAAACCGCACACCAACTCGGAACCCCCATCTCCAGTCTCATGGCCTGGACCGAAATGCTTAAAGAGACCTATCCCCACGACCACCTCATCCCCGAAATGGAGAAAGACATCAGTCGGCTGCAACTCATCGCCCAACGATTCTCCAAAATCGGTTCCCGGCCCGAACCCGTCCCCGCCAACCTCAATGAGGCCCTCACGCATGTGGCCGACTACATGAACCGGCGCACCTCTCGACACATCCACCTACAAACCCATCTGCCCGAACACATGATCATCGTCCGCCTCAACAGTCCGCTCTTCGAGTGGGTGATAGAAAATCTCTGCAAAAACGCCGTAGATGCGATGAGCGATGCCGGCGGAACAATCGACATCACCCTCACGGAGACAGCAGGGAAGGCCATCGTCTCCGTGTCCGACACCGGTAAAGGCATCCGCAAAAAAGACCTCCGCAACATCTTCCGACCCGGATTCACCACCAAAAAACGCGGCTGGGGACTGGGGCTCTCGCTCGCCAAACGCATCGTCGAAGACTACCACCAAGGCCGAATCTGGGTGAAATCCTCAGAGCCAGGCCTCGGCACCACCTTCCGCATTGAGCTCCCACGATAA
- the trpS gene encoding tryptophan--tRNA ligase: MEKVVSGIRPTGNLHLGNYFGAVKSFVKMQDEYESLFFIADWHSLTTSPKPEDIQRSARVILAEYLACGIDPERAPIYVQSDVKETLELYLFLNMNMYLGELERVTTFKEKARKQPDNVNAGLLTYPTLMAADILQHRAQKVPVGKDQEQNMEMARRCARRFNHIYGVDFFPEPQNFYFNAEAVKVPGLDGSGKMGKSEGNCIYLRDDDKTIRRKVMRAVTDLGPQTPNSERPEVIENLFTFLRICSTPDAYAYFDEKWNDCSLRYGDLKKQIAEDIIKTVAPIRERIEAFSSDVDFLDRVARQGAEVARESAAATLKEVRRIIGFR; the protein is encoded by the coding sequence ATGGAAAAAGTAGTAAGCGGAATACGGCCTACGGGCAATCTGCATCTTGGAAATTACTTCGGAGCGGTGAAGAGCTTCGTCAAGATGCAAGACGAGTATGAGAGTCTTTTCTTTATTGCCGACTGGCACTCGCTCACCACCAGTCCCAAACCCGAGGATATTCAACGCAGCGCGCGCGTCATCTTGGCCGAATATCTGGCCTGTGGCATTGACCCCGAGCGGGCCCCGATCTATGTGCAGAGCGATGTGAAGGAGACACTTGAGCTTTATCTCTTTCTGAACATGAACATGTATCTGGGCGAACTCGAGCGTGTGACCACTTTCAAGGAAAAAGCCCGCAAGCAGCCCGACAATGTCAACGCCGGTCTGCTCACCTATCCCACGCTGATGGCGGCCGACATCTTGCAGCATCGTGCCCAAAAAGTGCCGGTGGGCAAAGATCAGGAGCAGAACATGGAGATGGCTCGCCGATGCGCCCGGAGATTCAATCATATCTATGGGGTGGACTTCTTTCCCGAGCCGCAAAACTTCTATTTTAATGCCGAGGCTGTGAAGGTGCCAGGGCTCGACGGTAGCGGAAAGATGGGCAAAAGCGAGGGTAATTGCATCTACCTGCGGGATGACGATAAGACCATCCGCCGGAAGGTGATGCGGGCCGTGACCGACTTGGGGCCGCAAACGCCCAATAGTGAGCGACCCGAGGTGATCGAAAATCTTTTTACCTTTCTGCGAATTTGTTCCACACCCGATGCCTATGCTTATTTCGACGAGAAATGGAACGACTGCTCCCTGCGCTACGGCGACCTCAAGAAGCAAATCGCTGAGGATATCATCAAGACAGTGGCACCCATCCGCGAGCGTATCGAGGCTTTCAGTTCCGATGTCGATTTCCTTGACCGGGTGGCCCGTCAAGGAGCGGAAGTGGCCCGCGAGAGTGCCGCCGCCACACTCAAGGAAGTGCGGCGAATCATCGGATTCAGATGA
- a CDS encoding four helix bundle protein, which translates to MNHSFSFENIIAWQKAHAFVLLVYRWTRLFPHDEKFGLTSQFRRAAISIEANIAEGYKKISRSDKLRFMNIAQGSLEECRDYIILSRDLQYIDSIAFQELHNAISEASKLLNAYCNGILNNNGVKDVL; encoded by the coding sequence ATGAATCATAGTTTTAGTTTTGAAAACATCATCGCCTGGCAAAAAGCACACGCTTTTGTCCTACTTGTATACAGATGGACTCGCCTATTTCCTCATGACGAAAAATTTGGTTTAACCTCACAATTTCGTCGAGCAGCTATCTCCATCGAAGCCAATATTGCAGAAGGATATAAGAAGATCAGTCGTTCAGACAAACTCCGTTTTATGAATATTGCACAAGGTAGCTTGGAAGAATGCAGAGACTACATCATCTTATCGCGAGATTTACAATATATCGATAGTATCGCATTTCAAGAATTGCATAATGCCATATCAGAAGCAAGCAAACTGTTGAATGCCTATTGTAACGGCATTCTTAACAACAATGGAGTAAAAGACGTATTATAA
- a CDS encoding ABC transporter permease, translating into MLILKYLTTLGRYLLLMGRSFAQPERMRMFLKRYVKEMSQLGVDSVGIVLLISFFIGAVICIQMKLNIQSPWMPRWVSGYTTREIMLLEFSSSIMCLILAGKVGSNIASELGTMRVTQQIDALDIMGVNSASYLILPKILGLVTIMPFLVIFSSAMGILGAYATAYIGHILTPADLTLGLQHSFNPWFMWMSIIKSLFFAYIIASVSSYFGYTVEGGSVEVGKASTNAVVSSSVLILFSDVFLTQVLS; encoded by the coding sequence ATGCTGATTCTCAAATATCTTACCACGCTGGGCCGATATCTCCTCTTAATGGGACGGTCGTTTGCGCAACCCGAACGGATGCGGATGTTCCTCAAGCGTTATGTCAAGGAGATGTCTCAGTTGGGGGTCGACTCGGTGGGCATCGTCCTGCTGATCTCCTTCTTCATCGGAGCGGTGATCTGTATTCAGATGAAGCTCAACATCCAAAGTCCGTGGATGCCGCGGTGGGTGTCGGGCTACACCACTCGGGAGATTATGCTTCTGGAGTTCTCCTCGAGCATCATGTGTTTGATTCTCGCCGGAAAGGTAGGCTCGAACATCGCCTCTGAACTGGGCACGATGCGCGTAACACAGCAAATCGATGCGCTCGACATCATGGGGGTGAACTCGGCCTCGTATCTCATCTTGCCTAAGATTCTCGGACTGGTCACGATTATGCCTTTCCTCGTTATTTTTAGTTCGGCTATGGGCATCCTCGGTGCCTATGCCACAGCCTACATCGGGCATATCCTCACACCGGCCGATCTCACCCTGGGTCTCCAACACTCCTTCAACCCATGGTTCATGTGGATGAGCATCATCAAGAGTCTGTTTTTTGCTTATATCATCGCGAGCGTTTCGTCCTACTTCGGCTACACTGTCGAGGGCGGCTCCGTCGAGGTGGGCAAAGCCAGTACAAACGCTGTAGTGAGCAGTTCGGTACTGATTCTCTTCTCCGACGTGTTTCTCACGCAAGTACTGAGTTAA
- the lptB gene encoding LPS export ABC transporter ATP-binding protein, with translation MNEMENNPAQHADTHMELRAEGLVKRYGKRTVVSNVSINVRQGEIVGLLGPNGAGKTTSFYMTTGLVIPNEGHIYIDKTEITDFPVYKRARAGIGYLPQEASVFRKLSVEDNIMSVLELTGRPRSYQLEKLESLIREFRLGKVRRNKGDQLSGGERRRTEIARCLAIDPKFIMLDEPFAGVDPIAVEDIQHIVWQLKYRNIGILITDHNVQETLTITDRAYLLFEGRILFQGAPEELAANKIVREKYLSNSFVLRKKDFQTLDQERRAREE, from the coding sequence ATGAACGAAATGGAAAACAACCCCGCACAGCACGCCGACACCCACATGGAACTGCGGGCTGAGGGACTTGTGAAGCGATATGGCAAGCGAACGGTGGTGAGCAACGTCTCCATCAACGTGCGACAAGGAGAAATCGTGGGGCTGCTCGGGCCGAACGGTGCAGGAAAAACCACCTCTTTTTATATGACCACCGGACTGGTCATCCCCAACGAAGGTCACATCTACATCGACAAAACCGAAATCACCGATTTCCCCGTCTACAAACGCGCTCGGGCCGGCATCGGCTATCTGCCGCAGGAGGCCAGCGTATTTCGCAAGCTCAGCGTGGAAGACAACATCATGTCCGTTTTAGAGCTCACCGGTCGGCCCCGCTCCTATCAGCTCGAAAAGCTCGAGAGCCTCATCCGGGAGTTCCGCCTGGGCAAAGTACGCCGAAACAAGGGCGACCAGCTCTCGGGCGGCGAACGTCGACGCACCGAGATAGCCCGTTGCCTGGCCATCGACCCCAAATTTATCATGCTCGACGAGCCCTTCGCCGGCGTCGACCCCATCGCCGTGGAAGACATTCAGCACATCGTTTGGCAACTCAAATACCGCAACATCGGCATCCTCATCACCGACCACAACGTTCAGGAAACCCTCACCATCACCGACCGCGCCTATCTGCTTTTCGAAGGACGCATCCTCTTCCAGGGAGCCCCCGAGGAACTGGCTGCCAACAAAATCGTGCGCGAAAAATACCTGAGCAACAGTTTTGTGTTACGGAAGAAAGATTTTCAGACTCTCGATCAGGAACGTCGAGCCAGAGAAGAATAA